Within the Stenotrophomonas sp. 610A2 genome, the region TTTTCCTCTTCAAGAAATCATCATAGTGATATCCGAGAGGAACCTCATATTTCTTTCCCGCAAGCATATACCTAACGGGCTCATTAAGGTTTACTTCTTCACTCATACGCCCCCCGCAACCAGAAAGAAAAATTGAAATAGCGGCAACACTCTGCCACCAGATCGCTATGTTTAAGTAAGGAAATTTCACCAACTCTCCCGATTAGCAATATTAGAAATACTAGATTTCGCCAATCCCACAGCTAAGCGGCAAGGAATTAGCTTGTAGCGAATAGCGCCTGCAACCGTTTCGCTCATCGTTCTCGCATTGCCTCAACACCATGCCGTTTTAGAGGACTAAGCAGGTAATCGATCACCCGCCGCTTGCCGGTCTTGATCTCCGCGCTCAGCGTCATGCCCGGCGTCAGCGTTGCTTCGACACCGTCAATCACCAGACCCGCATCTGCCAGCTTGATCCGTGCCGGAAAGACTAGTCCAAGGTTTTCGTCCTGCGCGGCATCGTGTGAGACCGTTTCCACGATGCCTTCTAGATAGCCATAGCGGGTGTAGGGGAAGCTTTCCACCTTGAGTGTCACCGGTTGCCCCCGCTTGATGAAGCCAATGTCCTTATTCAATATCGTTGCCTCCACTTCCAGCGATTCCTGATTCGGTACTACCGCCATCAGAGCCTGAGCTGGCGTCACAACACCGCCATTGGTATGAATCACCAACTGTTGCACCGTGCCGTCTACAGGCGCCCGTAGCAGCATGAGTTGATCGCGCTGCTTGGCCTTCGTTACCTGCGGCGCATACTGCCCAACCTGCTCGCGGGCCTGGCGCAAACCATCTAGGGTTTGCTGGCGGGTATCAGCCTCGAGCACGCGCAACTCTTCGCGTGCACCGACCAAAGCAGAGCGAGTTTCCAGCAAAGCAGCCCTTTGGGCAGCCAGTGCTCGCTCTAACTCGACCATTTCCTGCTGACGGGCGAGGTATTCATGACGGCTGACGTATTGCCCACCCAGTAGTCGCTTCAAGTCGGCTACCCGCTCGCGCGAGATAGCCAGACTCTGCTCCATCGGTCCGATCTGTGAGCGTACGGTGTTGGCTTGTGCTTCACGCTGGGCTATGGCCGCAAGCAAGTTCTGGCGCCTTGCCTGATATTCAGCAAACTCACTGTTGGCCAAGTCCCCCGCTGCTCGCAAGCGCGGAGAAGGTACAGACGGGTCATCCGGTAAAACCGGCAGCATGCCGGTGTCCAGCGATTGCATCATGGCGGTTTGGCGCAATTCGGCCAGCTTTGCCGCAACCAGTGCATCGCCTGCCTGCTGGGCATCCGCACCGGTGGCCGTGGCATCTAGCTCGACCAGAACTTCCCCCCGTTTCACGACTTGGCCGTCGCGGACCAAGATGCGGCGGACCACGGCTGTTTCCATCGACTGGATCACCTTGGTTCGCCCCCCCACGACAGTCTTGCCGGGGGCGACGGCCACCACGTCCACCTTGCCGATACATGCCCACAGCAGCGCAATACAAAAGAAGCTGACAATGATGCGCAGAGTCCAGCGTGCCGCAGGGGAAACTGGGGTTTCCGTCAGTTCCAGGTGTGCTGGCAGAAAGGCGATTTCGTCCTGTGTGCGTGACGGTGAATCCAGTGACTTCCGCTCCGACCATACGGCACGAAAGATCGCGGTGTAACGTCGTAGGAAGTCCCCCACGCCTTGCAAGACATGCCTCATGAAGCCGTACCTCCTTGTTGCAGGCGGTGCAGATGTGCGTAATAGCCATCGGGTCGCGCCAACAGGGCTTCATGGTTGCCGGCTTCGACGATCTCCCCCTTCTCCACCACCACGATGCGGTTGGCATGACGCACGGTGGAGAGGCGATGAGCAATGATGAGCACCGTGCGTCCCTTGCAGATGGCGCGCATGTTGGACATGACCGCGTGTTCGGACTCGTAGTCCAACGCACTGGTCGCCTCATCGAAGATCAGAATACGGGGATCGGCGATAAGCGCACGGGCGATGGCGACACGTTGACGTTGGCCGCCGGAAAGCCCCGCACCATGCTCGCCCACCTTGGTGTCGTAGCCCTCGGGCAGTTCCATGATGAAATCGTGCGCACCGGCCAGCTTAGCGGCGCGAATAACCCGTTCCAACGGCATGCCCGGCTCGGCCAGCGCAATGTTCTCACGGACGGATCGGTTGAACAGGAAGTTCTCCTGCAACACCACGCCCAACTGGCGGCGCAGCCAGGCCGGATCGGCCACGGCTAGGTCCTGCCCGTCTACTAATACCCGGCCGCGCTCGGGGGCGTACAGCCGCTGCACCAACTTGGTTAGGGTGCTCTTACCGGATCCGGAGCGACCAACGATGCCGATGACCTCACCCGCCTGAATGTCCAGATCAATGCTACGCAGAATCTCGGGAGCATCGGGTCGGTACCGAAAAGTAACCCGCTCGAAAGTTACCCGCCCGTGGATGGGCGGCAATGCCAAACGACTCCCTGGAACTTCGGTCTTGGTGTTGAGGATGTCACCAAGGCGTTCTACCGAGATTCCCACTTGCTGAAAGTCCTGCCAG harbors:
- a CDS encoding HlyD family type I secretion periplasmic adaptor subunit, whose translation is MRHVLQGVGDFLRRYTAIFRAVWSERKSLDSPSRTQDEIAFLPAHLELTETPVSPAARWTLRIIVSFFCIALLWACIGKVDVVAVAPGKTVVGGRTKVIQSMETAVVRRILVRDGQVVKRGEVLVELDATATGADAQQAGDALVAAKLAELRQTAMMQSLDTGMLPVLPDDPSVPSPRLRAAGDLANSEFAEYQARRQNLLAAIAQREAQANTVRSQIGPMEQSLAISRERVADLKRLLGGQYVSRHEYLARQQEMVELERALAAQRAALLETRSALVGAREELRVLEADTRQQTLDGLRQAREQVGQYAPQVTKAKQRDQLMLLRAPVDGTVQQLVIHTNGGVVTPAQALMAVVPNQESLEVEATILNKDIGFIKRGQPVTLKVESFPYTRYGYLEGIVETVSHDAAQDENLGLVFPARIKLADAGLVIDGVEATLTPGMTLSAEIKTGKRRVIDYLLSPLKRHGVEAMRER